Part of the Microbacterium immunditiarum genome is shown below.
GTGACCTTGCCGGAGTCGAGGCCGGCGCGCAGCCGCAGGTCGACGCCCTGCTGCGCCGAGTAGCGCTCGAGGATCGCGTCGAGCTCGAGCGCGAACTCGACCGCGCGGCGCGCGTTGTCGACGCGCGGGTTCACGAGGCCGCAGCTCGCGAGGTAGCTCTGGCGCGTCGTGCGCACGCGCTCGATGCCGTGCCGCTCGGCCGCGTCGTCGAACGAGCGGATGAGGTCGTTCAGACGCGCGACCGCGTCCTCGGACGTCATCGACAGCGAGAGCTCTTCGAACCCCACGATGTCGGCGAACACGACCGTCACGTCGTCGCTGTCCTGCGTGATGGCCTCGTCGCCGAGCTTGTAGCGGCTGGCCATGCCCTCGGGCATGAACGACAGAATGAGCTCCTCGTTCGCCCGCTCCTGCTCCTCGATGAGGTGGGACTTGACCTGCAGGCTGCGGCTCATGTTGTTGAACGCATCGGCGACGTCGGCGAGCTCGTCGCTCGAGCCGGCGTCGACCTGCACTCCCTCGTCGCCTGCGGCGATGCGCTGCGCCGCGACCTTGAGACGGCGCAGGGGCCGCACGAACACCTGGGCGAGTACGAGCGAGAGCAGGCAGACGAAGATGATCATCCCTGCCGTCGACAGGATGAGGTTTCGCGTGAAGTCCTCCACCGGAACCATCGCCTCCCGCGACGACTGCTGCGCCACGATCGCCCAGTTGAGGCCGTCGACGCCGAGCGGCGCGTACGCGGTGAGGCTCTCGCGACCGAGATAGTCGCGTTCGAGCAGCGTTCCGCGATCCCCCGCGAACGCACGCGTGACGGCGTCGCTCGAGATCTGCTGCTGCAAGAGCGTGTTGCCGTTGCGCACGCTCAGGGCGGCCGCGGCGGGCGAGAGCCCTGCCTCGACGGCGAGCGACTCGTACCGGTCGGGATCGTCCTGCAGCTGGCGCGAGATCGATCGCATGAGCCCGTCGCGGCCGACCAAGTACGTCTCGCCCGTGGCCCCGAGGCCGTTGACCGCGAACTCCCCGTCGACCGTCATGACGCTGTTGACGCGTTCGATCGGCAGCTCGATCGCGAGGGCGCCGATGACCTCGCCGTCGTCGGCGATCGGGGTCACCGCCCACCCGGCCGGGTTGCCGAGGCTCGGGCTGTACGACGCGAAGTCCGCGATCACGACATCGCCGACGATGTTGCGGGTCATCGCCTCGCGGTACGCGTCGGCGAGGTTCGAGAGCCGGTACGGCCCCGTGAGCAGGTTCGTGCCGAGGTCGACGCCCTTGAAGGCGGTGTAGATGACGTTTCCCTCCGTGTCGACCATGAGGACGTCCTCGAAGTCCTGCAGGTTCGTCATCTCGCGGTAATAGTCGTGATACCGCGAGTGCGCCGCCGACCACGCGCTGCCGTCGCCCGCGTCGTCCGCCCGGACGGCGTCCTCCCAGCTGTCGTACGGGATGACGTAGTGGTACTGCAGATAGCGCTGCGCCTCGCTGCGCGGCGAGAACGCCGACCCGTCGACGTCCTCGCCGGTCGCCTCGGCGAGGGCCGACGCGAACGTGTCGCGATAGTAGGAGTCGAGCTCAGCGGATGCCTCTGAGTCGAGCCGCTGCTGCTGGAGCTCGGCGAACGCCGCCGTGAACGCCCGCGTGGCCTGGCGGCTCGTCTCGTTGAGCGCCCCCAGGCGCACGGTGTTCTCGATCGAGTGGAAGAGCTGCGCCACCTCGCGGCTGCGGTTCTCGCGGATCTCGACGAGCTTCTCGTACGCGATCGCCCGCAGCGCCTCGGTGCCGTTGACGTAGCCGATGATGCCGACGACGATGCTCGACAGAACGCTCACCGACAGGAGCATGATCAGCAGCACCGAGTAGATCGACAGGCCGGCGCGCCGCCGCATCCGCGGCGTGCCCACCCATCCGGCACCCGCAGCGCTCTGACCCGGCTCGGCCATAGTCCGCACTTCCTCACCGCGCGCCCGATCGGGTCACCGCGAGAAAACCCCCAGTACCCCGGCAATTTCCGAGGTGCGCCCATGTTACGACGCGCGCTCCCCTCCGAGGTAGAGGCGCCCCATCGCGGCGTGATACCGGCTGCCGCGCGCATGCGCGGAAGCCGGGCCCCGGCACACTCGCCGTCTACACTGGAGTGACCCCGGGTCAGATTCATGAACACGAGTGCGCACACCCTTTCACGAGCCCGGTACGCCGGGCTGGATGGCTTGCGCGCCGTCGCCGTGGGCCTCGTCCTCGCGTACCACCTGTTCCCCGGCTGGTGGCTGCACGGCGGCTTCATCGGCGTCGACGTCTTCTTCGTCATCAGCGGCTTCCTCATCACGAGCCTCCTGCTGCGCGAGCGCGCGTCGGCGGGGCGCATCCGGCTCGTCGAGTTCTGGCGACGGCGCGCACGACGCCTCCTGCCCGCTCTCGCGCTCGTGCTGCTCGTGTGCTCGTCGGTCGCCTGGCTCATCGGCGGCGACGTGCTCGTCCGGCTCGGCGCGCAGCTCGTCGGCGCGGCGACCTTCAGCTACAACTGGATCTCGATCGCCGGCGGTGCGGGCTACTTCTCGGCGGCGAACCCCGAGCTCTTCCGCAACGTGTGGTCGCTCGCGATCGAGGAGCAGTTCTACGTGCTGTGGCCGCTCGTCCTGCCGCTCGCACTGCTCATCCCGTGGGCGTGGGCGCGCGCGGCCGCGGCTGTGCTGCTCGCCGCCGCCTCGGCCGGGTGGATGGCCGTCGTCGTCGCCACCGGCGGCGACCTCACGCGCGCGTACTTCGGGCTCGACACGCACGCGTTCGGCATCCTGCTCGGCATCGCCCTCGCGTTTGCGCTCGAGCGCCTCCTCGCCTCACCGCCCACGTGGTCGCGCCGCCGCGGCTGGCGCGTGACCGGAGCCGCCGTGGGTATCGCCGCGGTGGCGGGTCTCCTCGTCGTCGCGGCCGTTCCGGCGAGCGACTCCACCTCGACGTTCCCGGGCGCTCTCGCCGCCGCGAGCGTGCTCTCGGCGATCGCGATCACCGCGGCCGTGTGGCCGGGCTCGGCGTTCGGCCCGCGGCTCGACACGCAGCCCCTGCGGTGGCTCGGCGACCGATCGTACGGCCTGTACCTGTGGCACTGGCCGATCCTCGTCCTCTTGCTCGCGGCGACCTCGGGCGGCGCCACCGGGGCGGGCGTGCCATTCTGGATCGGCGCGTTCGCGCTCGTTCTGACCCTCGCTGCGGCCGAGCTCTCGTACCGGTGGGTCGAGAGTCCGATCCGGCGGCTCGGGTTCCGTGGGTCCTTCGCTGCGCTGGGCCGCCACCTCACGGCGTCGCCCGCCGCACGCTGGCGTGCCATCGGGTCTGTCGCCGCGGCTGTCATCGTCACGTTCGGGGCGTCGGCCGCCGTTGCAGCGGCGCCTGAGGTCTCGTCGGGTCAGGCCGCCGTCGAGGCTGGGATCGACGCGCTGCACCGCGAGAAAGCGCGCACGCCGTCGCCCGCGCCCTCCTCCACCGCGATCCCCGAGGCCGCGGCGGATGACGCCGAGCCTGCCCGTCCGCAGCCCGGCACGATGCCGTCGCCGTCGCCCACCCTCGTCACGGGTGCCGAGATCACGGCGATCGGCGACTCTGTCATGCTCGCGTCCGCGCCCGGGCTGCTCGAGCGCTTCCCGGGCATCGAGGTGGACGCGACGGTGTCCCGCTCGATGTGGGCGGCTCCGGGCATCGTGCAGCAGCTCGCGGATGCCGGACGCCTCCGCTCCTACGTCGTCGTAGCCCTCGGCACGAACGGCCCCATCGACGCGTCGTCGCTGGAGGAGGTCGCGCGCATCGCCGGGCCGAGCCGCACGCTCGTGCTCGTGAACGCGTATGCGCCGCGCGACTGGATCCCCGGAGTCAACACCGAGCTCGCCGCGTTCGTCGCGTCGCACCCGGGCACCGTGCTCGCGGACTGGTCGGGCGCGATCGCCCCGCGCACCGACCTGCTCGCCGGAGACCACATCCACCCGGGCTCCGCCGGCGGGCGCGTGTTCGCCGATGCGGTCGCGGCGGCCGTCGACCGGGCCGAGCACCTGCGGGCGCTCAAACAGCACGAGATCGAGCGGCGCGCGTACCTGAGGCTCCACCACTCGGCGGGTCGCGTGTACGAGTAACCTTCGGCGCCCCGCGCGCCCGAGGCCCGGCTCAGCCGCTCAGTACCGGCGCACGAACGCGACGCTGCGCTCCGTCGCCACGAAGCCGAGCCGTCCGTAGAGGTTGTTCGCGCCCGTCGGGCTCTCGGTGTCGACGTCGAGCACCGCCTTCTCGAGCCCCGCGTCTCGCGCGGCGCGCAGGAGCGCGACGATCACCGCGGGCGCGAGCCTGCGACCCCGCCGGTCGCGGGTGACGCCGATGAGGTCGATGTACACGCTCGAGTAGCCCTGCGTCACCCAGTCCTCCTCGTTGACCGACCCGAGCGCGAACGCCACCACCCGATCGTCCTCGAGGGCCACGCGGCTCAGGTCGGGGCGCAGGAACGGTCCCTCGACGAACGTCTCCCACCGCTCGGGGGGCGTCGCGAGGCTCCCCCAGTGGTCGCGGAAGGCGTCGTTTCGCGCGACCCGCGTCGCCTCCTTGAGAGCCCGCTCGTACGGCCGCACGACGGCATGGCCGGATGCCTCGACCTCGGGGATCTCGAGCGAAAGGTCGCGCACCATCGTCGTGAACCAGCGCTCCGCGGCGAAGCCGCGACGCGTCGCGAGGCGCTGCGCGCCGACCTCGCCCTCCTCGGCGTAGACGAAGACCGCCGCCGGCAGCGCGAGGTCGAGCTCGGCGAGGGCCTCCAGCGCCCGCTCGTGCTCCCACCGCATGACCTCCCGGCCGATCCCCCGTCCGCGCCACTCGGGGTGCACGCGGCCGCTCAGGTACACGTGCACGTGCGCGTCGCGTGACGGATGCAGCATCACCGCCGCGGAGGCGACCATGCGCCCAGCCGCGTCGAGGCCGACGAGCGTGTTGCGCGCGGGATCGGTCCACGAGACGGTGAAGCTCTCCTCGATCTCCTCGCGCGGAGTGGTCCAGGTCGGGTGGTCGACGAGATCGCAGGCGCGGAACAGCTCGGTGAGCGCGTCGACGTCTTCGATCGTGGACGGGCGCCACTCGGCGACCTCCGGGTGGGCGGGCAGCACGGGCGCGGCCACCCGGCCGAGTCGTTCGGCGAGCGGCGGGCGGGCTGCGTCATCAGCGGTCGCGTCGGTCACCAGCCCACCTTACGCGCGGTGCCGGCCGCCCGCGTGCAGCGTCCTCGGTGCCACCCCCCGCGGCGCGCACGGACGACGAGACCCGCGGCCCCCAGGGGCTCGCGGGTCTCGTGCGTTGCTGTGGCGGATGCCTCAGGCCTTCTCGGCCTCGGCGTCCTCGTCGGCTGCGGGAGCCTCGTCCTCGACGACGGCGTCCTCGGCAGCGGCCTCGGCGGCGGCGCCCTCCTCGGGCGACTCGGCGCCGGCCTCGGCGGCCTCGTCCTCAGTCGGGGTCTCCTCGGCGGCGGTCTCCTCGGCGGGAGCCTCCTCCTTGGCGGGGGCCTTCTCGGCGGACGCGGCCGACTTCTTGGTCGACTTCGCCTTCGGCGTCACCGGCTCGAGCACGAGCTCGATCTGGGCCATGGGGGCGTTGTCGCCCTTGCGGTTGCCGACCTTGGTGATGCGCGTGTAGCCGCCGTCACGGTCCGCCACGAGCGGAGCGATCTCGGTGAACAGCACGTGCACGACTTCCTTGTCGCCGATCACCGACAGCACGCGGCGGCGCGCGTGCAGGTCGCCGCGCTTCGCGAACGTGATGAGGCGCTCAGCGAGCGGACGCAGGCGCTTGGCCTTCGTCTCGGTCGTCTTGATCGACTTGTGCGTGAACAGCGCGGCGGCGAGGTTCGCAAGCAGCAGGCGCTCGTGGGCGGGGCCGCCTCCGAGGCGGGGACCCTTGGTGGGCTTCGGCATTTCTCAGTTACTCCAGGATGAGGGTTCGGTCAGGGGGATTCGGATGCTCCGCCTCGCTGCGCTCGCTCAGCACGAGTTCCGCAGACGGAGCATCCGCATCGGCTCAGACGGTGTCGTCGTCGTAGCCGCCGTAGAAGTGAGCACCGTCGAACCCGGGGACCGAGTCCTTGAGCGACAGGCCCAGCGACGTGAGCTTGTCGCGCACCTCGTCGACCGACTTCTGACCGAAGTTGCGGATGTTCATGAGCTGCGTCTCGGACAGAGCCACGAGCTCGCTGACCGTGTTGATGCCCTCGCGCTTCAGGCAGTTGTACGAGCGCACCGACAGGTCGAGGTCCTCGATCGGCATCGAGAGCTCGTTCGAGAGGACGGTCTCGACCGGCGCCGGGCCGATCTCGATGCCCTCGGCCTCGACGTTGAGCTCGCGCGCCAGGCCGAACAGCTCGGTGAGCGTGCGACCGGCCGATGCGACGGCATCGCGCGGGGCGATCGAGGGCTTGGTCTCGACGTCCAGCACGAGCTTGTCGAAGTCGGTGCGCTCGCCGGCACGCGTCGCGTCGACGCGGTAGCTGACCTTGAGCACGGGCGAGTAGATCGAGTCGACCGGGATCTGGCCGGCCTCGGCGTACTCGTTGCGGTTCTGCGTCGCCGAGACGTAACCGCGGCCGCGCTCGATGGTGAGCT
Proteins encoded:
- a CDS encoding GNAT family N-acetyltransferase, translating into MTDATADDAARPPLAERLGRVAAPVLPAHPEVAEWRPSTIEDVDALTELFRACDLVDHPTWTTPREEIEESFTVSWTDPARNTLVGLDAAGRMVASAAVMLHPSRDAHVHVYLSGRVHPEWRGRGIGREVMRWEHERALEALAELDLALPAAVFVYAEEGEVGAQRLATRRGFAAERWFTTMVRDLSLEIPEVEASGHAVVRPYERALKEATRVARNDAFRDHWGSLATPPERWETFVEGPFLRPDLSRVALEDDRVVAFALGSVNEEDWVTQGYSSVYIDLIGVTRDRRGRRLAPAVIVALLRAARDAGLEKAVLDVDTESPTGANNLYGRLGFVATERSVAFVRRY
- a CDS encoding DNA-directed RNA polymerase subunit alpha, translating into MLIAQRPTLTEEKIGEFRSRFVIEPLEPGFGYTIGNALRRSLLSSIPGAAVTSIRIDGVLHEFSTIPGVKEDVTEIILNIKQLVVSSERDEPITAYLRKTGAGEVTAADISAPAGVEVHNPELVIATLNDTAKFELELTIERGRGYVSATQNRNEYAEAGQIPVDSIYSPVLKVSYRVDATRAGERTDFDKLVLDVETKPSIAPRDAVASAGRTLTELFGLARELNVEAEGIEIGPAPVETVLSNELSMPIEDLDLSVRSYNCLKREGINTVSELVALSETQLMNIRNFGQKSVDEVRDKLTSLGLSLKDSVPGFDGAHFYGGYDDDTV
- a CDS encoding acyltransferase family protein, translated to MNTSAHTLSRARYAGLDGLRAVAVGLVLAYHLFPGWWLHGGFIGVDVFFVISGFLITSLLLRERASAGRIRLVEFWRRRARRLLPALALVLLVCSSVAWLIGGDVLVRLGAQLVGAATFSYNWISIAGGAGYFSAANPELFRNVWSLAIEEQFYVLWPLVLPLALLIPWAWARAAAAVLLAAASAGWMAVVVATGGDLTRAYFGLDTHAFGILLGIALAFALERLLASPPTWSRRRGWRVTGAAVGIAAVAGLLVVAAVPASDSTSTFPGALAAASVLSAIAITAAVWPGSAFGPRLDTQPLRWLGDRSYGLYLWHWPILVLLLAATSGGATGAGVPFWIGAFALVLTLAAAELSYRWVESPIRRLGFRGSFAALGRHLTASPAARWRAIGSVAAAVIVTFGASAAVAAAPEVSSGQAAVEAGIDALHREKARTPSPAPSSTAIPEAAADDAEPARPQPGTMPSPSPTLVTGAEITAIGDSVMLASAPGLLERFPGIEVDATVSRSMWAAPGIVQQLADAGRLRSYVVVALGTNGPIDASSLEEVARIAGPSRTLVLVNAYAPRDWIPGVNTELAAFVASHPGTVLADWSGAIAPRTDLLAGDHIHPGSAGGRVFADAVAAAVDRAEHLRALKQHEIERRAYLRLHHSAGRVYE
- a CDS encoding adenylate/guanylate cyclase domain-containing protein, with translation MAEPGQSAAGAGWVGTPRMRRRAGLSIYSVLLIMLLSVSVLSSIVVGIIGYVNGTEALRAIAYEKLVEIRENRSREVAQLFHSIENTVRLGALNETSRQATRAFTAAFAELQQQRLDSEASAELDSYYRDTFASALAEATGEDVDGSAFSPRSEAQRYLQYHYVIPYDSWEDAVRADDAGDGSAWSAAHSRYHDYYREMTNLQDFEDVLMVDTEGNVIYTAFKGVDLGTNLLTGPYRLSNLADAYREAMTRNIVGDVVIADFASYSPSLGNPAGWAVTPIADDGEVIGALAIELPIERVNSVMTVDGEFAVNGLGATGETYLVGRDGLMRSISRQLQDDPDRYESLAVEAGLSPAAAALSVRNGNTLLQQQISSDAVTRAFAGDRGTLLERDYLGRESLTAYAPLGVDGLNWAIVAQQSSREAMVPVEDFTRNLILSTAGMIIFVCLLSLVLAQVFVRPLRRLKVAAQRIAAGDEGVQVDAGSSDELADVADAFNNMSRSLQVKSHLIEEQERANEELILSFMPEGMASRYKLGDEAITQDSDDVTVVFADIVGFEELSLSMTSEDAVARLNDLIRSFDDAAERHGIERVRTTRQSYLASCGLVNPRVDNARRAVEFALELDAILERYSAQQGVDLRLRAGLDSGKVTSGLIGRARVAYDMWGDAVNLAFRVQGDSSEPGIYVTQRVADRLPDAIALEPAGEIETQSGTQRVWRIDTASAAAVR
- the rplQ gene encoding 50S ribosomal protein L17, producing the protein MPKPTKGPRLGGGPAHERLLLANLAAALFTHKSIKTTETKAKRLRPLAERLITFAKRGDLHARRRVLSVIGDKEVVHVLFTEIAPLVADRDGGYTRITKVGNRKGDNAPMAQIELVLEPVTPKAKSTKKSAASAEKAPAKEEAPAEETAAEETPTEDEAAEAGAESPEEGAAAEAAAEDAVVEDEAPAADEDAEAEKA